A window of Deinococcus aquaedulcis contains these coding sequences:
- the rsmA gene encoding 16S rRNA (adenine(1518)-N(6)/adenine(1519)-N(6))-dimethyltransferase RsmA produces the protein MSQPDPTPRDPALAPLYSPARVRELLTRHGLKPTKSLGQNFLIDGNILRAIAEAGGAESGVPVLEIGPGLGVLTQEIARRGAQVTTLEKDERLRPVLSETLDGLGVRIIWGDALDFDYASLPAGTRVIANLPYYITGLLLSRFMRSPGIVSATVLVQKEVAQRLAAKPGSDNYGFLSAIASLYGTVRHVRDVPKGAFFPAPDVTSSVVRLDFDRTRPAPEPEFLHFVETALHHRRKTLRNNLRLGGFEGAAIDEALASGGLRADVRAEDVALGDLRDMAVKLGVVR, from the coding sequence ATGTCCCAACCTGACCCCACCCCGCGCGACCCTGCCCTGGCGCCGCTGTATTCCCCGGCGCGCGTGCGCGAATTGCTCACGCGCCACGGCCTGAAACCCACCAAGAGCCTGGGCCAGAACTTTCTGATTGACGGCAACATCCTGCGCGCCATTGCCGAAGCGGGCGGCGCCGAAAGTGGCGTGCCCGTGCTGGAGATCGGCCCCGGCCTGGGCGTGCTGACCCAGGAAATCGCCCGCCGGGGCGCCCAGGTCACTACCCTAGAAAAGGACGAGCGCCTGCGCCCGGTGCTAAGTGAGACCCTGGACGGGCTGGGCGTGCGGATTATCTGGGGCGACGCCCTGGACTTCGATTACGCCTCGCTGCCGGCCGGCACGCGCGTGATCGCCAACCTGCCCTACTACATCACCGGGCTGCTGCTGTCGCGCTTTATGCGCTCACCCGGCATCGTGAGCGCCACGGTGCTGGTGCAAAAGGAAGTGGCGCAGCGCCTCGCCGCCAAGCCCGGCAGCGACAACTACGGCTTTCTGAGCGCCATCGCCTCGTTGTACGGCACCGTGCGCCATGTGCGCGACGTGCCCAAGGGCGCCTTTTTCCCCGCGCCAGACGTGACCAGCAGCGTGGTGCGCCTGGACTTTGACCGCACCCGCCCGGCCCCCGAGCCCGAGTTCCTGCACTTTGTGGAAACCGCGCTGCACCACCGCCGCAAGACCCTGCGCAACAACCTGCGCCTGGGCGGCTTTGAGGGCGCGGCCATTGACGAGGCCCTGGCATCGGGCGGCCTGCGGGCCGACGTGCGCGCCGAGGACGTGGCCCTGGGTGACCTGCGTGACATGGCCGTCAAACTGGGCGTGGTACGGTAG
- a CDS encoding carbohydrate kinase family protein, which translates to MKFYVIGDVTVDHLYHLRRLPKPGEEVTPTQASMKPGGAGGTISVTLARLGHTVTLAARVGTDPFAEYALSHVRDSGVLDSAIQRDPERLTSTITVMQTASGERAMISHGAANRQLDPAGLKVKDIEGSDALIINAYALTEGPQREYTLAAIRAAQGAKKPVPVFIDLGTGAVNKVGTSLLGDVIAADYLMLNQHELQALTGTGSISAALAQLGAAGAQRVVVKVGKMGSITWTPTETELVDAIRPEGQVVDSTGAGDTFTATFAHAVLNGAGMSEAARAANAAGALAATGIGAQERPITPADLAEVLPGVAVPAPAPAPKATRGRKSTAG; encoded by the coding sequence ATGAAGTTCTACGTTATCGGCGACGTGACCGTCGACCATCTGTACCACCTGCGCCGCCTGCCCAAGCCGGGCGAGGAAGTCACGCCCACGCAGGCCAGCATGAAGCCCGGCGGTGCGGGCGGCACCATCAGCGTGACCCTGGCCCGGCTGGGCCACACCGTCACCCTGGCGGCCCGGGTGGGCACCGATCCTTTTGCCGAATATGCCCTGAGCCACGTGCGCGACAGCGGCGTGCTGGACAGCGCTATTCAGCGCGACCCCGAACGCCTGACCAGCACCATTACCGTGATGCAGACCGCCAGTGGCGAGCGCGCCATGATCAGCCACGGCGCCGCCAACCGCCAGCTGGACCCGGCGGGCCTGAAGGTCAAGGACATTGAAGGCTCAGACGCCCTGATTATCAACGCCTACGCCCTGACCGAAGGTCCGCAGCGCGAGTACACCCTGGCGGCCATCCGCGCGGCCCAGGGCGCCAAGAAACCCGTGCCTGTGTTTATTGACCTGGGCACCGGCGCTGTGAACAAGGTGGGTACCTCGCTGCTGGGTGACGTGATCGCCGCCGACTACCTGATGCTCAACCAGCACGAGCTGCAGGCCCTGACCGGCACCGGCTCGATCAGCGCGGCCCTGGCCCAGCTGGGCGCGGCCGGCGCGCAGCGCGTGGTGGTGAAGGTGGGCAAGATGGGCTCGATCACCTGGACCCCCACCGAAACCGAACTGGTGGACGCCATTCGCCCTGAAGGGCAGGTCGTGGACTCCACGGGGGCCGGCGACACCTTTACCGCCACCTTCGCCCACGCGGTCCTGAATGGGGCCGGCATGTCCGAAGCGGCGCGCGCCGCCAACGCCGCTGGGGCCCTGGCGGCCACCGGCATCGGCGCCCAGGAGCGCCCCATCACCCCCGCCGATCTGGCCGAGGTGCTCCCCGGCGTGGCGGTGCCCGCGCCGGCCCCGGCCCCCAAAGCCACCCGTGGCCGCAAGAGCACGGCCGGGTAA
- a CDS encoding gamma-glutamyltransferase family protein has translation MSYNPDVPTVRRPVYARRGMVATSQPLAAQAGLWVLQQGGNAVDAAIATAAALTVVEPTSNGIGGDLFALVWAGGELHALNASGAAPAALTLDVLAAQHGGQMPRFGWTPVTVPGAVRGWADLHARFGRLDFEAVLTPAIRYAEDGYPLSPVLAANWARAAGIYRRLNRPEMTEWFATFMPEGFTPAPGALWRSPGHARTLREIARTNGAAFYEGELAAQIDAHARTGGGSLTGADLAAHRSEWVTPIHTEFDGHRVYEIPPNGQGIAALIALNVLSGVDLPARRDDPQGLHLQIEAMKRGFHDAHSYVADPRHVPVDVSGLLSSANAQAHRAHLGGRAHDPQTRAPSTGGTVYLAAADEDGGMVSLIQSNYMGFGSGVVIPGTGIALHNRGHNFHTDPAHPNALAPGKRPYHTIIPGFLGRTDGTPVGPFGVMGGFMQPQGHLQVVLNTVRYGMNPQQALDAPRWQWLDGLRVEVEQSLGEGLTRELIARGHSVSVQPEAGSFGRGQMIRRDPVSGVLEGGTETRTDGHIAVW, from the coding sequence ATGAGCTACAACCCAGACGTTCCCACCGTTCGCCGCCCGGTGTATGCCCGCCGGGGCATGGTCGCCACCTCGCAGCCGCTGGCCGCGCAGGCCGGGCTGTGGGTGCTGCAGCAGGGGGGCAACGCGGTGGACGCCGCCATTGCCACTGCCGCCGCCCTGACCGTGGTGGAACCGACCAGCAACGGGATTGGCGGCGACCTCTTTGCCCTGGTGTGGGCCGGGGGGGAACTGCACGCCCTGAACGCCAGCGGCGCGGCCCCCGCCGCCCTGACCCTGGACGTGCTGGCTGCGCAACACGGCGGCCAGATGCCCCGCTTCGGCTGGACCCCGGTGACGGTGCCCGGCGCCGTGCGCGGCTGGGCAGATCTGCACGCCCGCTTTGGCCGACTGGACTTTGAAGCGGTCCTGACCCCTGCCATCCGGTACGCCGAGGATGGCTATCCGCTTTCCCCCGTTCTGGCGGCCAACTGGGCGCGCGCCGCCGGCATTTACCGCCGCCTGAACCGGCCCGAGATGACCGAGTGGTTTGCCACCTTCATGCCGGAGGGGTTCACGCCCGCCCCCGGCGCGCTGTGGCGTTCACCGGGGCATGCCCGCACCCTGCGGGAGATTGCCCGCACGAACGGCGCGGCGTTCTACGAGGGCGAACTGGCCGCCCAGATCGACGCCCACGCCCGCACCGGGGGCGGTTCCCTGACTGGCGCCGATCTGGCAGCACACCGCAGCGAATGGGTCACGCCCATTCACACCGAGTTTGACGGCCACCGCGTCTACGAGATTCCGCCCAACGGCCAGGGCATTGCGGCCCTGATCGCGCTGAATGTGCTCTCAGGCGTGGACCTGCCCGCGCGGCGCGATGACCCCCAGGGCCTGCACCTGCAGATTGAAGCGATGAAGCGCGGCTTCCACGATGCCCACAGCTACGTGGCCGACCCGCGCCACGTGCCCGTGGACGTGTCGGGGTTGCTGTCCAGTGCCAATGCGCAGGCCCACCGCGCTCACCTGGGGGGGCGCGCCCACGACCCCCAGACCCGCGCGCCCAGCACCGGCGGCACGGTGTACCTCGCGGCGGCCGACGAGGACGGCGGCATGGTCAGCCTGATCCAGAGCAACTACATGGGCTTTGGCAGCGGCGTGGTGATACCCGGCACCGGCATCGCCCTGCACAACCGGGGCCACAACTTCCACACCGACCCCGCCCACCCCAATGCCCTGGCGCCGGGCAAGCGGCCATACCACACGATCATCCCGGGCTTCCTGGGCCGCACCGACGGCACCCCGGTGGGCCCCTTTGGCGTGATGGGCGGCTTCATGCAGCCCCAGGGGCACCTGCAGGTGGTGCTGAACACCGTGCGCTATGGCATGAACCCCCAGCAGGCCCTGGACGCCCCGCGCTGGCAGTGGCTGGACGGCCTGCGCGTGGAGGTCGAGCAGAGCCTGGGCGAGGGGCTGACCCGCGAGCTGATCGCCCGGGGCCACAGCGTGAGCGTGCAGCCCGAGGCCGGTTCGTTCGGTCGGGGTCAGATGATCCGCCGCGACCCCGTCAGCGGCGTGCTCGAAGGCGGCACCGAAACCCGAACCGACGGCCACATCGCGGTGTGGTGA
- a CDS encoding class I SAM-dependent methyltransferase, which yields MNYDDFADLYDHQYDVYRDDLHYYARVAEQAAGPVLEIGSGTGRVTTFLARRGVAITGLEPSARMIERAQGRAAQEGLAVRYVQGDARTFGLQDRFATVIAPFNALMHLYTPNEQVQALENIHAHLVTGGIFSFDLYVPRFGKPNTVRHEGETFHAPDGSRTDVFLVQRHDKPRQHITTEYHVDTTAPDGTLRRRHYTLTQRYYTRFEMEWLLRFAGFESPRVTGSFQGGPLDDRSEVMVFTTKAL from the coding sequence GTGAACTACGACGACTTTGCCGACCTGTACGACCACCAGTACGACGTCTACCGCGACGACCTGCACTACTACGCGCGGGTGGCGGAGCAGGCGGCGGGGCCGGTGCTAGAAATCGGGTCGGGTACGGGGCGGGTGACCACCTTTCTGGCGCGGCGGGGGGTGGCGATCACCGGGCTGGAGCCCAGCGCGCGCATGATTGAGCGCGCGCAGGGACGCGCGGCGCAGGAGGGGCTGGCGGTGCGCTACGTACAGGGGGACGCGCGAACCTTTGGGCTGCAGGACCGCTTTGCCACGGTCATCGCCCCCTTCAATGCCCTGATGCACCTGTACACCCCGAATGAACAGGTGCAGGCCCTGGAGAACATTCACGCGCATCTGGTCACGGGCGGCATCTTCTCGTTCGACCTGTACGTGCCGCGCTTTGGCAAGCCCAATACCGTGCGCCACGAGGGCGAAACCTTCCATGCCCCGGACGGCAGCCGCACCGACGTCTTTCTGGTGCAGCGCCACGACAAGCCCCGCCAGCACATCACCACCGAGTACCACGTGGACACGACTGCGCCCGACGGCACACTGAGGCGCCGCCACTACACCCTCACCCAGCGCTACTACACCCGCTTTGAAATGGAGTGGCTGCTGCGCTTCGCCGGATTTGAAAGCCCGCGCGTCACGGGCTCCTTTCAGGGCGGGCCGCTGGATGACCGCAGCGAGGTGATGGTGTTCACCACAAAGGCGCTGTAG
- a CDS encoding GMC family oxidoreductase: protein MTTGSRGQADVVVVGAGSGGCVAARALLDAGLRVLLLEAGGPDTHPLIRAPGAFSKLFRTRVDWNFSTVPQPHAAGRAFYWPRGKVLGGSSAINATIWIRGSKRDFDSWGEGWTWAEVLPTFRALEDYRGPASPTRGQGGPMPVGARAQSHPLSHAFVASAALGLGLRAADTFNDGELAGAGLLESNHRGGERYSAFRAFLQPVLHHPNLTVLTGAHVLELLWNGTRAAGVRLRWQGRTLDAPAGGVLLTAGAIQTPQLLMLSGVGPRAELSRLNIPVKVALDGVGAGLQDHLAVPVITRSLVPSLDSGPPAAALARYAWNRSGPLSSNVAEAAAFSHARPGLRADEDPDIQFHFGPAYFRDHGFQTAPGAHFSVGPVLVDVHSRGRLTLASRDPMAPPVLDPAYLTDERDRQSLVAAVRQAREIAAAPPLSGLRGAEVLPGEGVRSEAALRAFVAQECATLYHPVGTAALGDGDGAVVDRLLAVRGTQGLWVGDASVMPRIIHANTNATAMMIGARAAGFVTAGL from the coding sequence ATGACAACAGGCAGTCGGGGGCAGGCAGATGTGGTGGTGGTGGGCGCCGGGTCCGGCGGGTGCGTGGCGGCGCGCGCGCTGCTGGACGCCGGGCTGCGGGTGCTCCTGCTGGAAGCAGGCGGACCCGACACCCACCCCCTGATCCGCGCGCCGGGGGCCTTTTCCAAGCTCTTTCGCACTCGAGTGGACTGGAATTTTTCCACCGTGCCCCAGCCGCACGCCGCCGGACGCGCGTTTTACTGGCCGCGCGGCAAGGTGCTGGGCGGCAGCAGCGCCATCAACGCCACCATCTGGATTCGCGGCTCAAAGCGCGACTTCGACTCCTGGGGTGAGGGCTGGACCTGGGCCGAGGTGCTGCCCACCTTTCGCGCGCTGGAAGATTACCGGGGCCCCGCCTCCCCCACCCGGGGCCAGGGCGGGCCCATGCCGGTGGGCGCGCGGGCGCAGTCGCACCCCCTGAGCCACGCCTTTGTGGCCTCGGCGGCGCTGGGGCTGGGCCTGCGGGCGGCCGATACCTTCAACGACGGCGAGCTGGCGGGCGCGGGCCTGCTGGAAAGCAACCACCGGGGCGGCGAACGCTACAGCGCCTTTCGCGCCTTTTTGCAGCCAGTACTGCACCACCCCAACCTGACGGTCCTGACAGGCGCCCACGTGCTGGAACTGCTGTGGAACGGCACCCGGGCGGCAGGCGTGCGCCTACGCTGGCAGGGCCGCACTCTGGACGCCCCGGCGGGCGGCGTGCTGCTGACCGCCGGGGCGATTCAGACGCCGCAGCTGCTGATGCTCTCGGGGGTGGGGCCCCGGGCAGAGCTGAGCCGCCTGAACATTCCGGTGAAGGTGGCCCTGGACGGCGTGGGCGCGGGGCTGCAAGACCACCTCGCGGTGCCGGTGATTACCCGGTCCCTGGTGCCCTCGCTGGACAGTGGGCCGCCCGCTGCCGCGCTGGCCCGCTACGCCTGGAACCGCAGCGGCCCCCTGAGCAGCAACGTGGCCGAGGCCGCCGCCTTTTCCCACGCCCGCCCGGGCCTGCGCGCCGACGAGGACCCAGACATTCAGTTTCATTTCGGGCCCGCCTACTTCCGCGACCACGGGTTTCAGACCGCACCCGGCGCGCATTTCTCGGTGGGGCCGGTGCTGGTGGATGTGCACAGCCGGGGCCGCCTGACGCTGGCCTCGCGCGATCCAATGGCGCCGCCCGTGCTGGACCCGGCCTACCTGACCGACGAGCGTGACCGGCAGAGTCTGGTGGCAGCGGTGCGGCAGGCGCGCGAGATCGCGGCGGCCCCGCCCCTCAGCGGCCTGCGCGGCGCCGAGGTGCTGCCCGGCGAGGGGGTGCGCAGCGAAGCGGCGCTGCGTGCCTTTGTGGCCCAGGAATGCGCCACGCTGTACCACCCGGTGGGGACGGCCGCCCTGGGCGACGGCGACGGGGCCGTGGTGGACCGCCTTCTGGCGGTGCGCGGCACCCAGGGCCTGTGGGTGGGCGACGCCAGCGTGATGCCCCGGATCATCCACGCCAACACCAACGCCACAGCCATGATGATTGGGGCGCGGGCGGCCGGCTTTGTAACCGCTGGGTTGTAG
- the argJ gene encoding bifunctional glutamate N-acetyltransferase/amino-acid acetyltransferase ArgJ: MSLTLPTGFTAAALAAGIKPSGKTDLSGVVSSHDCTWAFSGTRSTTAAACVGRNRELYAACGPVRALLVNAGNANAATGARGERDNADMADAFGSVLNVPEQAVLTASTGIIGHLLPMDRVLSGIEHLSDDLQPGADLFASAIMTTDTRPKTAQATLSTGARIVGTAKGSGMIHPDMATMFAFAFTDAAVESGALRAAFPAIVNRTFNAVTVDGDTSTNDMAAVLANGQAGEVPLAEFLAALEGVMRDLARQIAADGEGATKLLTVQVQGARTEAEALAAARTCCVSPLLKSAVHGNDPNWGRVIMAVGRSGAAVDIAHLKVGVQGQPVFAGQPLAYDAAAVSESMKAKEVVFTVDLGVGEATGEAWGCDLSAEYVSINAEYTT; the protein is encoded by the coding sequence ATGAGCCTGACCCTTCCCACCGGCTTTACGGCCGCCGCCCTGGCCGCCGGAATCAAACCCAGCGGCAAGACTGACCTGAGCGGTGTGGTCTCCAGCCACGATTGCACCTGGGCCTTTTCGGGCACCCGATCCACCACCGCCGCCGCCTGTGTGGGCCGCAACCGCGAGTTGTACGCAGCGTGCGGGCCCGTGCGTGCCCTGCTGGTGAATGCGGGCAACGCTAATGCGGCCACGGGCGCGCGGGGCGAACGCGACAACGCCGACATGGCCGACGCCTTTGGCAGCGTGCTGAACGTGCCCGAACAGGCCGTGCTGACCGCCAGCACCGGCATTATTGGGCACCTGCTGCCCATGGACCGCGTCCTGAGCGGCATTGAGCACCTTTCAGACGACCTGCAGCCGGGCGCCGACCTGTTCGCCAGCGCCATCATGACCACCGACACGCGCCCCAAGACCGCACAGGCCACCCTGAGCACCGGCGCGCGCATCGTGGGCACCGCCAAGGGCAGCGGCATGATTCACCCGGACATGGCGACCATGTTCGCCTTTGCCTTTACCGACGCCGCTGTGGAAAGTGGGGCGCTGCGCGCGGCGTTCCCGGCCATTGTGAACCGCACCTTCAACGCGGTCACCGTGGACGGCGACACCAGCACGAACGACATGGCCGCCGTGCTGGCCAACGGGCAGGCCGGCGAGGTGCCCCTGGCCGAATTCCTGGCCGCCCTGGAAGGCGTGATGCGCGACCTTGCCCGGCAGATTGCCGCCGACGGCGAGGGGGCCACCAAACTGCTGACCGTGCAGGTGCAGGGGGCCCGCACCGAGGCCGAGGCCCTGGCCGCCGCGCGCACCTGCTGCGTGTCCCCGCTGCTGAAAAGCGCGGTGCACGGCAACGACCCTAACTGGGGCCGCGTGATCATGGCCGTGGGCCGCAGCGGCGCGGCGGTGGACATTGCCCACCTGAAGGTGGGCGTGCAGGGCCAGCCGGTGTTCGCGGGCCAGCCCCTGGCCTACGACGCGGCGGCGGTGAGTGAGAGCATGAAGGCGAAAGAGGTTGTGTTCACCGTGGACCTGGGCGTGGGCGAGGCCACGGGCGAGGCGTGGGGCTGCGACCTGAGCGCCGAATACGTGAGCATCAACGCGGAATACACGACCTGA
- a CDS encoding tryptophan-rich sensory protein, whose translation MTGTARQITLVLATLLTLVMNYLSNALPLFGNTNKAVSDSLPNAFTPAGLTFAVWGPIFLGMLVFAVYQALPAQRTARYDRLFWPFLLANLLNVSWLLAFQSLNIALSVPIMLALLVSLIWLYLTVRGLKPLGAEALALQVPASLYLAWISVATIANVTAFLVSIGVTGGALGLSAQLWSALLVVIAAVIGVFFLVRFHDYAFATVLLWAFYGVYVARTDTAIVALGVLVAAALVVLAGLASLRGRKAAL comes from the coding sequence ATGACTGGAACCGCGCGGCAGATCACCCTGGTCCTGGCCACCCTGCTGACCCTGGTGATGAACTATCTCAGCAACGCCCTGCCCCTGTTCGGCAACACCAACAAGGCGGTGAGTGACTCGCTGCCCAACGCCTTTACGCCTGCTGGGCTGACGTTCGCGGTGTGGGGGCCGATCTTCCTGGGCATGCTGGTGTTCGCCGTGTACCAGGCGCTACCTGCCCAGCGCACGGCGCGCTATGACCGGCTGTTCTGGCCGTTTCTGCTGGCCAACCTCCTGAACGTTTCCTGGCTGCTGGCCTTCCAGAGCCTGAACATCGCCCTGAGTGTGCCCATCATGCTGGCGCTGCTGGTCAGCCTGATCTGGCTGTACCTGACGGTGCGCGGCCTGAAGCCCCTGGGCGCCGAGGCGCTGGCGTTGCAGGTGCCGGCCAGCCTGTACCTCGCCTGGATCAGCGTGGCAACCATTGCGAACGTCACCGCCTTTCTGGTCAGCATTGGGGTCACGGGGGGCGCCCTTGGCCTTAGCGCGCAGCTCTGGTCGGCCCTGCTGGTGGTGATAGCCGCTGTGATCGGGGTGTTCTTCCTGGTGCGCTTCCACGACTACGCCTTTGCCACTGTGCTGCTGTGGGCCTTTTACGGGGTGTATGTGGCCCGCACGGATACGGCCATCGTGGCTCTGGGCGTGCTGGTCGCGGCGGCGCTGGTGGTGCTGGCCGGGCTGGCCAGCCTGAGGGGGCGGAAAGCCGCGCTGTAA